The Sagittula sp. P11 genome window below encodes:
- a CDS encoding dihydrodipicolinate synthase family protein, protein MKTPLTGILPVAPTPFHADGRIDPEGMTRVLDCMIDQGVDAICILANYSEQFLLSDAERATLTKVSLDHVAGRVPVIVTVSHFSTDVVVTRAKEAQSLGASMLMMMPPYHGVGLVPSPDGIFEHFAAVSDAISIPIMVQDAPLSGVSLPVPLLVKMAQEIENVSYFKMETPFAADKLAQLIEAGGDHIVGPFDGEEAVTLLADLDAGCTGTMTSALQPEKIRPIVTEYLAGNHDAALERWKLCLPLINHENRQCGLRATKTVMMEGGVIGSDFVRHPLKPLSPRTKDRLMSLARELDLIALNWGK, encoded by the coding sequence ATGAAAACGCCCCTTACCGGCATCCTGCCCGTCGCCCCGACCCCCTTCCACGCCGATGGCCGCATCGACCCGGAGGGCATGACCCGCGTCCTCGACTGCATGATCGACCAGGGTGTGGACGCGATCTGCATCCTCGCCAACTATTCCGAACAGTTCCTGCTGTCCGACGCCGAACGCGCCACCCTGACCAAGGTCAGCCTCGACCACGTCGCGGGCCGCGTCCCGGTGATCGTCACCGTCAGCCATTTCTCCACCGACGTGGTCGTGACGCGCGCAAAAGAGGCGCAGTCCCTCGGCGCGTCGATGCTGATGATGATGCCGCCCTACCACGGCGTGGGTCTTGTCCCCTCGCCCGATGGCATCTTCGAACACTTCGCAGCCGTCTCCGACGCGATCTCCATCCCGATCATGGTGCAGGACGCGCCGCTCTCCGGCGTCTCGCTGCCGGTGCCGCTCCTGGTGAAGATGGCGCAGGAGATCGAGAACGTTTCCTACTTCAAGATGGAAACCCCCTTCGCCGCCGACAAGCTCGCCCAGCTGATCGAGGCCGGTGGAGACCACATCGTCGGCCCCTTCGACGGCGAGGAAGCGGTGACGCTGCTGGCCGACCTCGACGCCGGCTGCACCGGCACGATGACCTCCGCGCTCCAGCCCGAGAAGATCCGCCCCATCGTCACCGAATATCTCGCGGGCAACCACGACGCGGCGCTCGAACGCTGGAAACTCTGCCTGCCGCTCATCAACCACGAAAACCGCCAGTGCGGCCTGCGCGCCACCAAGACGGTGATGATGGAGGGCGGCGTGATCGGCTCCGACTTCGTCCGCCATCCGCTGAAGCCGCTGTCCCCGCGCACCAAGGACCGGCTCATGTCCCTCGCCCGCGAACTCGACCTGATTGCGCTGAACTGGGGAAAGTGA
- a CDS encoding aldose epimerase family protein, producing the protein METTPDGTPLHRVTIANGGAKARIMSRGASLTDFRLEGVGHALVLGSDDLDAYLGPMLYYGAIVGPVANRIANGRMTVAGTPCTLDRNENGITTLHGGGQGFGQRNWTVTQATATEVTLSLHHPNGLGGFPGNIDVTVRYALDDAGALIVEITGQSDRETVFNPAFHGYWALDGTADVGHHRMTILAERYLPVDAAMIPCGAPAPIAGTIYDYRSAATPDPALDHNFCLSDARTDMRPVLTLETDRLRLDLSTTEPGLQVYTGATIDTAPFPGHGGAPYTRNAGIAIEPQVWPDAPNHPDYPSAALLPGQTYRQVSRFAVTRKT; encoded by the coding sequence ATGGAGACGACGCCCGACGGCACACCCCTGCACCGCGTGACCATCGCCAACGGCGGTGCCAAGGCCCGCATCATGAGCAGGGGCGCCAGCCTGACCGACTTCCGGCTGGAAGGCGTGGGCCACGCGCTGGTGCTCGGGTCCGACGACCTCGACGCCTACCTCGGCCCGATGCTGTACTACGGTGCCATCGTCGGCCCGGTGGCGAACCGCATCGCCAATGGTCGCATGACCGTCGCGGGCACCCCCTGCACCCTCGACCGCAACGAGAATGGCATCACCACGCTGCACGGCGGCGGCCAGGGATTCGGCCAGCGCAACTGGACCGTCACGCAGGCCACCGCCACCGAAGTCACCCTCTCCCTGCACCACCCGAACGGGCTTGGCGGTTTTCCCGGAAACATAGACGTGACCGTCCGCTACGCGCTGGACGACGCGGGCGCGCTCATCGTCGAGATCACCGGGCAAAGCGACCGCGAAACCGTCTTCAACCCGGCCTTCCACGGCTACTGGGCGCTCGACGGAACAGCGGATGTCGGCCATCACCGGATGACCATCCTCGCCGAACGTTACCTGCCCGTGGACGCGGCGATGATCCCCTGCGGCGCACCTGCCCCGATCGCAGGAACCATCTACGACTACCGGTCCGCGGCCACGCCCGATCCGGCGCTCGACCACAACTTCTGCCTCTCGGATGCGCGCACCGACATGCGCCCGGTCCTGACGCTCGAAACCGATCGCCTGCGCCTCGACCTCTCGACAACCGAGCCCGGCCTGCAGGTCTACACCGGGGCCACCATCGACACCGCGCCATTTCCCGGCCACGGCGGCGCGCCCTACACCCGCAACGCCGGGATCGCCATCGAGCCGCAGGTCTGGCCCGATGCGCCGAACCACCCCGATTATCCCTCGGCCGCGCTCCTGCCCGGCCAGACCTACCGACAAGTGTCGCGCTTTGCCGTGACCCGCAAAACGTGA
- a CDS encoding Gfo/Idh/MocA family protein encodes MEIALVGIGKIAVDQHVPAISDNPDWELAATVSRHGTVEGVPAYTDFDRMLEERPEIRVVSLCLPPVPRFVYAQKAILAGRHVMLEKPPGATLSECHALEALARKHRVSLYATWHSRQADKVAAAKDWLRDKRLRKLAIRWREDVRQWHPGQDWVFEAGGLGVFDPGINALSILTEILPVPVHLTGAELHFPENRDTPIAAQCTFHHPAGAEVTMDLDWLEPGTPTWTIEAETDAGHMLLENGGGTLAIDGQSHDALPGLSGEYPRLYAQMAELVGKGGIDMDLSPLRHVADAFLLGRRVAAPAFDW; translated from the coding sequence ATGGAGATCGCACTTGTCGGAATCGGGAAGATCGCGGTGGACCAGCACGTCCCCGCCATCTCGGACAACCCGGACTGGGAACTGGCGGCGACCGTATCGCGCCACGGCACGGTCGAGGGCGTTCCCGCCTACACCGACTTCGACCGGATGCTGGAGGAGCGGCCCGAGATCCGCGTCGTCTCCCTCTGCCTGCCGCCCGTGCCGCGCTTCGTCTACGCGCAGAAGGCGATCCTCGCCGGGCGCCACGTCATGCTGGAAAAGCCCCCGGGTGCCACGCTCTCGGAATGCCACGCGCTTGAGGCGCTCGCGCGCAAGCACCGCGTCTCGCTTTATGCCACGTGGCACTCCCGGCAGGCGGACAAGGTGGCGGCGGCGAAAGACTGGCTGCGCGACAAGCGGCTGCGCAAGCTGGCCATCCGCTGGCGCGAGGACGTGCGGCAATGGCATCCCGGGCAGGACTGGGTGTTCGAGGCCGGTGGCCTCGGCGTCTTCGATCCCGGCATCAACGCACTGTCGATCCTGACGGAGATCCTGCCCGTCCCCGTTCACCTGACTGGCGCCGAACTGCACTTTCCGGAAAACCGCGACACGCCCATCGCCGCGCAGTGCACCTTCCACCATCCGGCGGGTGCCGAGGTGACAATGGATCTCGACTGGCTGGAACCGGGCACGCCCACATGGACCATCGAGGCCGAGACCGACGCGGGTCACATGCTGCTGGAGAACGGCGGCGGCACTCTGGCCATCGACGGCCAGAGCCATGACGCCCTGCCCGGCCTCAGCGGCGAATACCCCCGGCTCTACGCGCAGATGGCGGAACTGGTCGGCAAGGGTGGCATCGACATGGACCTGTCCCCGCTGCGCCACGTGGCCGACGCCTTCCTGCTGGGCCGCCGCGTCGCCGCACCCGCGTTCGACTGGTGA
- the araD gene encoding L-arabinonate dehydratase, producing MSFKPAEWPRRLRSQEWYGGTTKDVIYHRGWLKNQGYPEDLFDGRPIIGVLNTWSDLTPCNGHLRELAEKVKAGIWEAGGFPVEVPVFSASENTFRPTAMMFRNLAALSIEEQIRGQPIDGCVLMVGCDKTTPSLLMAAASCDLPSIVVTGGPMLNGWFQGERVGAGTHLWRFSEAVKAGEMTQQEFLDAEAAVTRSSGTCNTMGTASSMASMAEALGMALSGNAAIPAVDSRRRVMAQLSGRRIVQMVKDDLKPSDILTREAFENAIRCNGAVGGSTNTVVHLLAIAGRTGVDITLDDWDRCGRDVATILNLQPSGKYLMEEFFYAGGLPVVLKRLGEADKLHKDALTVSGSTIWEEVRDAKNWNEDVILPADKPLTAQGGIAVLKGNLAPKGAVLKPSAASPHLMQHRGRAVVFEDIDDYKAQINDDALDIDETCIMVLKNCGPKGYPGMAEVGNMGLPPKVLKKGIKDMIRISDARMSGTAYGTVILHTSPEAAAGGPLAVVRTGDMIEVDVPARRLHLEISDEDLAARLAEWTPIHERPDSGYAWLHQQHVQGADTGADLDFLKGCRGAPVGKDSH from the coding sequence ATGAGTTTCAAACCGGCGGAATGGCCGCGCAGGCTGCGGTCCCAGGAATGGTACGGCGGGACCACCAAGGACGTGATCTACCACCGCGGCTGGCTGAAGAACCAGGGCTATCCCGAAGACCTCTTTGACGGCCGTCCGATCATCGGCGTCCTCAACACCTGGTCCGACCTGACGCCCTGCAACGGCCACCTGCGCGAACTGGCCGAGAAGGTGAAGGCGGGCATCTGGGAGGCCGGCGGCTTCCCGGTCGAGGTGCCGGTCTTCTCCGCGTCCGAGAACACCTTCCGCCCCACCGCGATGATGTTCCGCAACCTCGCCGCCCTGTCGATCGAGGAACAGATCAGGGGTCAGCCCATCGACGGCTGCGTGCTGATGGTCGGCTGCGACAAGACCACGCCGTCGCTCTTGATGGCCGCCGCCTCCTGCGACCTGCCCTCCATCGTCGTGACCGGCGGGCCGATGCTGAACGGCTGGTTCCAGGGTGAACGGGTCGGCGCGGGCACGCACCTCTGGCGGTTCTCCGAGGCCGTGAAGGCCGGAGAGATGACCCAGCAGGAATTCCTCGATGCCGAGGCCGCGGTGACCCGCTCCTCCGGCACCTGCAACACCATGGGCACGGCGTCCTCCATGGCGTCGATGGCGGAGGCGCTCGGCATGGCGCTCTCCGGCAACGCCGCGATCCCCGCCGTGGATTCCCGCCGCCGCGTGATGGCGCAGCTGTCGGGCCGCCGCATCGTGCAGATGGTCAAGGACGACCTGAAGCCGTCCGACATCCTGACCCGCGAGGCCTTCGAGAACGCGATCCGCTGCAACGGCGCGGTCGGCGGCTCTACCAACACCGTGGTGCATCTGCTCGCCATCGCGGGCCGTACCGGCGTCGACATCACGCTGGACGACTGGGACCGCTGCGGGCGCGATGTGGCGACGATCCTGAACCTGCAACCCTCCGGCAAGTACCTGATGGAGGAGTTCTTCTACGCGGGCGGCCTGCCGGTCGTCCTGAAACGGCTGGGCGAGGCCGACAAGCTGCACAAGGACGCGCTGACTGTCTCCGGCTCGACCATCTGGGAAGAGGTCAGGGACGCGAAGAACTGGAACGAGGACGTGATCCTGCCCGCCGACAAGCCGCTGACGGCGCAGGGCGGCATCGCCGTGCTGAAGGGCAACCTCGCGCCGAAGGGCGCCGTCCTGAAACCTTCCGCCGCCTCGCCGCACCTGATGCAGCACAGGGGCCGCGCCGTGGTCTTCGAAGACATCGATGACTACAAGGCGCAGATCAACGACGACGCGCTCGACATCGACGAGACCTGCATCATGGTCCTGAAGAACTGCGGGCCGAAGGGCTATCCCGGCATGGCCGAGGTCGGCAACATGGGACTTCCCCCCAAAGTGCTGAAGAAGGGCATCAAGGACATGATCCGCATATCGGACGCGCGCATGTCCGGCACCGCCTACGGCACCGTGATCCTGCACACGTCGCCCGAAGCCGCCGCCGGCGGTCCGCTGGCCGTGGTCCGCACCGGCGACATGATCGAGGTCGATGTGCCCGCCCGCCGTCTGCACCTCGAAATCAGCGACGAGGACCTCGCCGCCCGCCTGGCCGAGTGGACGCCGATCCACGAGCGGCCCGACAGCGGCTATGCCTGGCTCCACCAGCAACACGTGCAGGGCGCGGACACGGGCGCCGATCTCGACTTTCTCAAGGGCTGCCGCGGTGCGCCGGTCGGAAAGGACTCGCATTGA
- the mmsB gene encoding multiple monosaccharide ABC transporter permease, whose translation MALAESQDADERKGVGEYLAGHLREYGLLFALIAIMVFFQVVTDGVLLKPVNITNLLLQNSYIIIMALGMLVVIVSGNIDLSVGSVMGFIGALAAVMIVNWEINWLLTIVVCLAVGGLIGAAQGYWVAYWKIPSFIVTLAGMLVFRGLSLWLLEGQSVGPFPREFQTIANGFVPDLFPAGIGETLAPLFDARKVNVLALLTGVAAAAFVVWSGMRKRARNKAYGVEDEPRSFFVARTVIISAALVFIMYKLSTFRGLPNVLITMGVLTIIYAFLTERTVIGRRIYALGGNQKAAKLSGIKTERLTFLAFLNMGILAAAAGLVFAARLNTATPKAGFALELDVIAAVFIGGASMSGGVGKIVGAVVGAFLMGVLNNGMSIMGIGIDYQQMIKGLVLLAAVIFDVYNKSRQG comes from the coding sequence ATGGCTCTTGCAGAATCTCAGGACGCGGACGAGCGCAAGGGCGTCGGCGAATACCTCGCCGGGCACCTGCGCGAATACGGGCTGCTGTTCGCGCTTATCGCGATCATGGTCTTCTTCCAGGTCGTCACCGACGGCGTGCTGCTGAAACCGGTGAACATCACCAACCTGCTGCTGCAGAACAGTTATATCATCATCATGGCGCTTGGCATGCTGGTGGTCATCGTGTCGGGCAACATCGACCTCTCGGTGGGCTCGGTCATGGGCTTCATCGGGGCGCTGGCCGCCGTCATGATCGTCAACTGGGAGATCAACTGGCTGTTGACCATCGTGGTCTGCCTGGCCGTCGGCGGGCTGATCGGCGCGGCGCAGGGCTATTGGGTCGCCTACTGGAAGATCCCCTCCTTCATCGTCACGCTGGCAGGCATGCTGGTCTTCCGTGGCCTGTCGCTCTGGCTCCTCGAAGGGCAGTCGGTCGGCCCCTTCCCGCGTGAATTCCAGACCATCGCCAACGGCTTCGTGCCCGACCTCTTTCCGGCGGGTATCGGCGAAACGCTGGCCCCCCTCTTCGACGCCCGCAAGGTGAACGTGCTGGCGCTGCTGACCGGCGTTGCCGCCGCCGCATTCGTGGTCTGGTCGGGGATGCGCAAGCGCGCCCGCAACAAGGCCTACGGAGTCGAGGACGAACCGCGCAGCTTCTTCGTGGCGCGCACGGTCATCATCAGCGCCGCGCTGGTCTTCATCATGTACAAGCTGTCCACCTTCCGCGGTTTGCCCAACGTGCTGATCACCATGGGCGTACTGACGATCATCTACGCCTTCCTCACCGAACGCACCGTCATCGGGCGCCGTATCTACGCGCTCGGCGGCAACCAGAAAGCGGCGAAGCTTTCGGGGATCAAGACCGAACGGCTGACCTTCCTCGCCTTCCTCAACATGGGCATCCTCGCCGCCGCCGCAGGGCTGGTGTTCGCCGCCCGCCTCAACACCGCGACGCCGAAGGCCGGTTTCGCGCTGGAACTCGACGTGATCGCGGCGGTCTTCATCGGCGGCGCCTCCATGTCGGGCGGCGTGGGCAAGATCGTCGGTGCGGTCGTGGGCGCCTTCCTGATGGGTGTCCTCAACAACGGCATGTCGATCATGGGTATCGGCATCGACTATCAGCAGATGATCAAGGGTCTCGTGCTGCTCGCCGCCGTCATCTTCGACGTCTACAACAAATCCAGGCAGGGCTGA
- the mmsA gene encoding multiple monosaccharide ABC transporter ATP-binding protein, whose protein sequence is MSALLEMRGITKTFPGVKALDEVTLTVRKGEIHALVGENGAGKSTLMKVLSGVYPVGSYEGEIHYDGELAQFRDISDSESRGIIIIHQELALVPLLSIAENVFLGNERAKNGVIDWNATNRKTGELLKKVGLREAPTTMVDKLGVGKQQLVEIAKALSKEVRLLILDEPTAALSESDSQALLDLMLELKAQGVTSIIISHKLNEVRRVADSVTVIRDGSTVSTMDAKAQPITEAAIVRDMVGRDMAHRYPERTRRAGDMLLEVSDWNVWHAEHADRQVIHNAQFNVRAGEVVGIAGLMGSGRTELAMSIFGRSYGQNITGTVRIKGKEVDVSKIDRAIDAGLAYVTEDRKSLGLILEEPISRNVTLANLPGVSSGGILNENEETQVSEKYRRAMNIRTPSVFQKVMNLSGGNQQKVVLSKWLFAGPEVLILDEPTRGIDVGAKFEIYGIINDLSAQGKGVLMISSEMPELLGMCDRIYVMNEGELVGELDAAEASQERIMSLIVTE, encoded by the coding sequence ATGTCCGCACTTCTCGAAATGCGCGGGATCACCAAGACCTTTCCCGGCGTGAAGGCCCTCGACGAGGTCACGCTGACGGTCCGGAAAGGCGAGATCCACGCGCTCGTCGGCGAAAACGGCGCCGGCAAGTCGACCCTCATGAAGGTGCTCTCCGGCGTCTACCCCGTCGGTTCCTACGAGGGCGAGATCCACTACGACGGTGAGCTGGCCCAGTTCCGCGACATCTCGGACAGCGAGTCCCGGGGCATCATCATCATCCACCAGGAACTGGCTCTGGTCCCTCTGTTGTCGATCGCCGAGAACGTCTTTCTCGGCAACGAGCGCGCGAAGAACGGCGTGATCGACTGGAACGCGACGAACCGCAAGACCGGCGAGCTGCTGAAGAAGGTCGGCCTGCGCGAGGCCCCCACCACGATGGTGGACAAGCTGGGCGTCGGCAAGCAGCAGCTGGTGGAGATCGCCAAGGCGTTGTCCAAGGAGGTCCGCCTCCTGATCCTCGACGAGCCGACCGCGGCGCTGTCGGAATCCGACAGCCAGGCACTTCTGGACCTGATGCTGGAACTCAAGGCGCAGGGCGTCACGTCGATCATCATCAGCCACAAGCTGAACGAGGTCCGCCGCGTCGCCGACAGCGTGACCGTGATCCGCGACGGCTCGACCGTGTCGACCATGGACGCCAAGGCCCAGCCGATCACCGAGGCCGCCATCGTGCGCGACATGGTGGGCCGCGACATGGCGCACCGCTATCCTGAACGCACCCGCCGCGCGGGCGACATGCTGCTGGAAGTGTCCGACTGGAACGTCTGGCACGCCGAACACGCCGACCGCCAGGTGATCCACAACGCGCAGTTCAACGTGCGCGCGGGCGAAGTCGTGGGCATCGCCGGGCTCATGGGCTCGGGCCGCACCGAACTTGCCATGAGCATATTCGGCCGCAGCTACGGGCAGAACATCACCGGCACGGTGCGGATCAAGGGCAAGGAGGTCGACGTCTCGAAGATCGACCGCGCCATCGACGCAGGCCTCGCCTACGTGACCGAGGACCGCAAGAGCCTTGGCCTGATCCTCGAGGAACCGATCAGCCGCAACGTGACACTGGCGAACCTGCCGGGCGTGTCCTCTGGCGGCATCCTCAACGAGAACGAGGAGACGCAGGTCTCCGAGAAGTACCGCCGCGCGATGAACATCCGCACGCCCTCCGTCTTCCAGAAGGTGATGAACCTCTCGGGCGGGAACCAGCAGAAGGTGGTGCTGTCGAAGTGGCTTTTCGCGGGGCCGGAGGTGCTGATCCTCGACGAGCCCACGCGCGGCATCGACGTCGGCGCGAAATTCGAAATCTACGGAATCATCAACGATCTGAGCGCACAGGGCAAAGGGGTCCTCATGATCTCGTCCGAGATGCCCGAACTTCTGGGCATGTGCGACCGGATCTACGTGATGAACGAAGGCGAACTGGTGGGCGAGCTTGACGCCGCCGAGGCCAGCCAGGAGCGCATCATGTCGCTCATCGTGACGGAATAG
- the chvE gene encoding multiple monosaccharide ABC transporter substrate-binding protein: protein MKFKTILASASAIALLASAALADGTVGIAMPTKSSARWISDGESMVQQFEEAGYETDLQYAEDDIPNQLAQIENMITKGVDVLVIAAIDGTTLSNALENAAASGIKVIAYDRLIRDSENVDYYATFDNFKVGVQQATTLVDGLKERFPDVQPWNVELFGGSPDDNNAYFFYDGAMSVLQPMIDDGSVEIVSGQMGMDTVGTLRWDGAVAQARMDNLLSANYTDKQVHGVLSPYDGLSIGILSSLKGVGYGSGDMKMPIVTGQDAEVPSVKSILADEQYSTIFKDTRSLAGVTVGMVDALLAGGEPEINDTSTYDNGVKVVPSYLLEPLPVTKENWEERLIDTGYYTMDQIK from the coding sequence ATGAAATTCAAGACAATCCTGGCTTCGGCCAGCGCCATTGCGCTGCTCGCATCCGCCGCACTGGCCGACGGCACCGTCGGCATCGCCATGCCCACGAAATCCTCCGCGCGCTGGATTTCCGACGGCGAATCCATGGTTCAGCAGTTCGAGGAAGCCGGCTACGAGACCGACCTGCAGTACGCCGAGGATGACATCCCGAACCAGCTGGCGCAGATCGAGAACATGATCACCAAGGGCGTCGACGTTCTGGTGATCGCCGCCATCGACGGCACCACCCTGTCGAACGCTCTGGAAAACGCGGCCGCCTCCGGCATCAAGGTCATCGCCTACGACCGCCTGATCCGCGACAGCGAGAACGTCGACTATTACGCCACCTTCGACAACTTCAAGGTCGGCGTGCAGCAGGCCACCACGCTGGTCGACGGCCTGAAAGAGCGTTTCCCGGACGTGCAGCCGTGGAACGTGGAGCTGTTCGGCGGCTCCCCGGACGACAACAACGCCTACTTCTTCTACGATGGCGCGATGTCCGTCCTGCAGCCGATGATCGACGACGGCTCGGTCGAGATCGTGTCGGGCCAGATGGGTATGGACACGGTCGGCACGCTGCGCTGGGACGGCGCGGTCGCTCAGGCCCGCATGGATAACCTGCTGTCCGCCAACTACACCGACAAGCAGGTCCATGGCGTGCTGTCGCCCTACGACGGTCTCTCCATCGGTATCCTGTCTTCGCTCAAGGGCGTGGGCTACGGTTCCGGCGACATGAAGATGCCGATCGTGACCGGTCAGGACGCAGAGGTCCCCTCCGTCAAGTCGATCCTCGCGGACGAACAGTACTCTACCATCTTCAAGGACACCCGCTCGCTGGCCGGTGTGACCGTGGGCATGGTCGACGCGCTGCTTGCCGGCGGCGAGCCGGAGATCAACGACACCTCGACCTACGACAACGGCGTGAAGGTCGTTCCCTCCTACCTGCTTGAGCCGCTCCCGGTGACCAAGGAGAACTGGGAAGAGCGTCTGATCGATACCGGTTACTACACTATGGACCAGATCAAGTAA
- a CDS encoding LysR family transcriptional regulator, which translates to MDVLHRLKPSQLTLILRIAETGQLQRAAQMAGMSQPAASRMLNEIEQRAGGALFDRYPKGMLATPLGEIVSRRAQVILEEYDALEREARRITTGEMGQVRVGAVTGPAVGLIVPAVRRVKAAAPDIEMTIEVGPSTELVRGLVEGRFDFVISRLPAEHDSRDFRLYPARSEIVSLLVRPAHPLAGRTEVTLEELQGYEWVVQEIGSPIRQAVERAFHEQGLGGPQRITNSSSLLVVLSLLEGTDTIAPQAMEVAQMLTVGQTALGITSLNLAEPISVPPCFIIRNRFRPLPAASERVLQAVLELL; encoded by the coding sequence ATGGACGTCCTGCATCGTCTGAAACCGTCGCAGCTGACCCTGATCCTGCGCATCGCGGAGACTGGCCAGCTACAGCGCGCGGCGCAGATGGCGGGCATGTCGCAACCGGCGGCGTCGCGCATGCTCAACGAGATCGAGCAGCGGGCGGGCGGGGCGCTTTTCGACCGTTATCCCAAGGGGATGCTGGCCACTCCACTAGGCGAGATCGTGTCCCGCCGCGCGCAGGTCATCCTCGAGGAATACGACGCGCTGGAACGCGAGGCACGGCGCATCACCACGGGCGAGATGGGGCAGGTGCGTGTCGGCGCGGTCACCGGTCCGGCAGTCGGCCTGATCGTGCCCGCGGTGCGCCGGGTAAAGGCCGCGGCCCCCGACATAGAGATGACAATCGAGGTGGGCCCGTCGACCGAACTGGTGCGCGGGCTGGTGGAAGGACGCTTCGACTTCGTGATCTCGCGCCTCCCGGCAGAGCACGACAGCCGCGACTTCCGCCTTTATCCGGCGCGCAGCGAGATCGTGTCGCTCTTGGTCCGGCCCGCTCATCCTCTGGCCGGGCGGACAGAGGTCACGCTGGAGGAACTGCAGGGATACGAATGGGTCGTGCAGGAGATCGGGTCGCCCATCCGGCAGGCGGTGGAACGCGCCTTCCATGAACAGGGGCTTGGGGGGCCGCAGCGGATCACCAACTCCTCGTCGCTGCTGGTGGTGCTGTCGCTGCTGGAAGGCACCGACACCATCGCGCCGCAGGCGATGGAGGTGGCACAGATGCTGACAGTGGGGCAGACGGCGCTGGGGATCACGTCACTGAACCTCGCCGAACCGATCTCCGTGCCGCCGTGCTTCATCATCCGCAACCGGTTCCGCCCGCTGCCCGCCGCCTCGGAGCGGGTTCTGCAGGCGGTTCTGGAGCTGCTGTGA
- the pqqA gene encoding pyrroloquinoline quinone precursor peptide PqqA — protein MAWNKPKIREIECGMEINMYGPDGEEEREVLF, from the coding sequence ATGGCATGGAACAAGCCGAAGATCCGCGAAATCGAGTGCGGTATGGAAATCAACATGTACGGCCCGGACGGCGAAGAAGAGCGCGAAGTTCTGTTCTGA
- the pqqB gene encoding pyrroloquinoline quinone biosynthesis protein PqqB produces the protein MAFRALILGAAAGGGLPQWNCGCENCTLARAGEIPRQTQSSLAVTGNGTDWAILNASPDIRQQMADAAPLHPTGLRSLPLHSVLVTNGDIDHVAGLLTLREMQPFTLFATQTIQAVLKDNPIFDALHRDVVSREPIALETPFELAPGLMAELFPVPGKVPLYLEGETVETGEIGENTVGVALTGGDRRVYYIPGCAVLNDDLRARLAGADLVFFDGTLWRDDEMVRAGLGAKTGKRMGHMSMSGEDGSIAAFRDLDVGRKVFVHMNNTNPVLRPDSAERAEAQSGGWTIGQDGMEIAL, from the coding sequence ATGGCGTTTCGCGCACTCATCCTAGGCGCTGCGGCGGGCGGTGGCCTGCCGCAGTGGAATTGCGGGTGCGAGAACTGCACCCTTGCACGGGCAGGCGAAATCCCGCGTCAGACGCAATCGTCGCTGGCGGTGACCGGCAACGGCACCGACTGGGCGATCCTCAACGCTTCGCCTGACATCCGGCAGCAGATGGCCGACGCGGCCCCGCTGCATCCGACCGGCCTGCGCAGCCTGCCTCTGCATTCGGTGCTGGTGACGAATGGCGACATCGACCATGTGGCGGGGCTTCTGACCCTGCGCGAGATGCAGCCTTTCACTCTGTTCGCGACGCAGACGATCCAGGCGGTGTTGAAGGACAACCCGATCTTCGACGCGCTGCACCGCGACGTGGTGAGCCGCGAACCGATCGCGCTGGAGACGCCTTTCGAGCTGGCCCCCGGGCTGATGGCGGAACTTTTTCCGGTGCCGGGCAAGGTGCCGCTCTACCTCGAAGGGGAGACGGTCGAGACCGGCGAGATCGGAGAGAACACGGTGGGTGTCGCCCTGACCGGCGGCGACCGGCGGGTCTACTACATCCCCGGCTGCGCCGTGCTGAACGACGACCTGCGGGCACGTCTGGCGGGCGCAGACCTCGTGTTCTTCGACGGCACGCTCTGGCGCGACGACGAGATGGTGCGCGCGGGACTTGGCGCCAAGACCGGCAAGCGCATGGGCCACATGTCGATGTCGGGCGAGGACGGCTCCATCGCGGCGTTCCGGGACCTCGACGTGGGCCGCAAGGTCTTCGTTCACATGAACAACACCAACCCGGTCCTGCGACCGGACTCGGCGGAGCGCGCCGAGGCACAGTCCGGTGGCTGGACCATCGGCCAGGACGGCATGGAGATCGCGTTATGA